A genomic segment from Malus domestica chromosome 05, GDT2T_hap1 encodes:
- the LOC103409009 gene encoding AAA-ATPase At5g17760-like: protein MDHMIKVTPACPSNMVAYLILVWSKAMEYCLLPTIRFLVSVLDGFFIRFLSKPVTLQIEEYHGTSTRNKVYDALDLYLKDKISPSARLLKVAQARKETNFTVQFSNNQEFDDSYEGIQLKWKFVSVSKNFKYNPTSSSSYNSVPEKKQYFELVFDLRHKEKVMNSYLPYVMERFKAMKEEGKVVKLHTLVRLDAFKIRWEAINLEHPATFETVAMDPELKAAVVEDLDRFVKRKEFYQRVGRAWKRGYLLYGPPGTGKSSLIAAMANYLKFDVFDLQLTHLKTDMELRKVLLATTNKSILVIEDIDCSQPAVQDRKQNNYGIKKPEFEGNQLTLSGLLNFTDGLWSSCGEERIIVFTTNHKSKLDSALLRSGRMDMHIHMSFCTYEGFKTLACNYLKICGTHPLYEKIETLLQKTKATPAQVAEELMKSEEAEVALQGLITFLEEKKNNVKDEYEDDDDDNDHKQLTYFI from the exons ATGGATCATATGATAAAGGTAACTCCAGCTTGTCCTTCCAATATGGTTGCTTATCTGATCCTTGTTTGGTCCAAGGCCATGGAGTACTGCTTACTGCCCACGATACGATTTCTCGTGTCGGTCCTCGACGGATTCTTCATACGTTTCTTATCAAAACCCGTGACGCTGCAGATCGAAGAGTACCACGGCACGAGCACGCGTAACAAAGTCTACGATGCGTTAGATCTTTACTTGAAAGACAAGATCAGCCCTTCAGCTCGGCTTCTCAAAGTTGCGCAAGCTCGTAAAGAGACTAATTTCACCGTCCAGTTTTCGAACAACCAAGAGTTTGATGACTCGTACGAAGGGATCCAGCTGAAATGGAAGTTCGTTTCCGTTTCCAAGAATTTCAAGTACAATCCAACTTCCTCTTCATCATATAACAGTGTTCCAGAGAAAAAGCAATACTTTGAACTTGTGTTTGACTTGCGACACAAGGAAAAGGTCATGAATTCTTACTTGCCTTATGTCATGGAGAGATTTAAGGCTAtgaaagaagaaggcaaagttGTGAAGCTGCATACACTTGTGAGGTTAGATGCTTTTAAGATCAGATGGGAGGCAATCAATCTCGAACACCCGGCAACGTTTGAGACGGTGGCCATGGACCCGGAGCTGAAGGCTGCGGTTGTGGAGGACTTGGACAGATTTGTGAAGAGGAAGGAGTTCTACCAAAGAGTGGGAAGAGCTTGGAAGAGAGGGTATCTTCTATATGGTCCTCCAGGAACTGGAAAGTCGTCCCTGATAGCTGCCATGGCTAATTACCTCAAGTTTGATGTCTTTGATTTGCAACTTACACATTTGAAAACGGATATGGAATTGAGAAAGGTGTTGCTGGCAACAACAAATAAGTCAATCCTTGTGATTGAGGACATCGATTGTAGTCAGCCGGCGGTTCAAGATCggaaacaaaataattatggCATAAAAAAGCCCGAGTTTGAAGGCAATCAG CTTACGCTATCCGGACTACTAAACTTCACAGATGGGCTGTGGTCTAGTTGTGGAGAAGAGAGAATCATTGTATTCACTACCAATCACAAGAGCAAGCTCGACTCTGCATTGCTTCGTTCTGGACGAATGGACATGCACATCCACATGTCGTTTTGCACGTACGAGGGCTTCAAAACGCTGGCTTGCAATTATCTCAAAATCTGTGGAACCCACCCTTTGTATGAGAAGATTGAAACCCTACTGCAGAAAACAAAGGCCACGCCTGCACAAGTGGCAGAGGAGCTAATGAAGAGTGAGGAGGCTGAAGTTGCACTCCAAGGTCTCATCACATTTCTAgaggaaaagaagaacaatGTGAAAGATGAATACGAGGATGATGACGATGATAATGATCATAAACAATTAACATACTTTATTTGA